The following proteins are encoded in a genomic region of Candidatus Diapherotrites archaeon:
- a CDS encoding UbiA family prenyltransferase: MDIAGFVRLARPVNCLMASVAVLAGFAVSSGSFSFGMPVLLAMAAAFLVCAAGQTVNDYFDHKIDAVLHPDRPIPSGNVKHYDALIFAMLLFIAGNYLAAQINYIAFVIAATISVLLFFYSAFMEKFKYVGNWVVALGTSLTLVFGATIAMDFYAVSFLAALALFSNVGREITKDFEDREKGETGKITLPRLIGKKAKLVVLSLFFAAIALSYFVFFAGIFGNIFYPAIVSLANLAFLYAFLLLKNDSFEKAQKYCKLGMVLALAAFFAGAM, encoded by the coding sequence ATGGACATCGCCGGTTTTGTGAGGCTTGCAAGGCCAGTCAACTGCCTAATGGCATCCGTTGCGGTTCTGGCGGGCTTTGCCGTTTCATCCGGTTCTTTTTCCTTCGGAATGCCGGTTCTGCTTGCAATGGCGGCCGCGTTCCTGGTCTGCGCCGCGGGCCAGACGGTGAACGACTATTTTGACCACAAAATCGACGCGGTTCTGCATCCAGACAGGCCGATTCCGAGCGGCAACGTCAAGCATTATGACGCACTGATCTTTGCCATGCTTTTGTTCATTGCAGGCAACTACCTTGCCGCGCAAATCAATTACATTGCGTTCGTGATCGCCGCGACGATTTCAGTGCTCCTGTTCTTTTACTCCGCATTCATGGAGAAATTCAAATACGTTGGCAACTGGGTCGTAGCGCTTGGGACTTCCCTGACTCTGGTTTTCGGCGCAACCATAGCCATGGACTTTTACGCGGTTTCATTCCTTGCCGCGCTTGCATTGTTCTCCAATGTCGGCAGGGAGATAACCAAGGACTTTGAGGACAGGGAAAAAGGCGAAACGGGGAAAATTACCTTGCCGAGGCTCATCGGAAAGAAAGCCAAGCTTGTTGTCCTGTCCCTGTTTTTCGCCGCAATTGCGTTGAGCTATTTTGTTTTCTTTGCGGGAATTTTCGGCAACATTTTTTATCCTGCAATAGTTTCGCTTGCAAATCTGGCTTTCCTTTACGCGTTCCTGCTTCTCAAAAACGATTCGTTTGAAAAGGCGCAGAAATACTGCAAGCTCGGCATGGTTTTGGCCCTGGCGGCATTCTTTGCCGGCGCAATGTAG
- the purH gene encoding bifunctional phosphoribosylaminoimidazolecarboxamide formyltransferase/IMP cyclohydrolase gives MKVSTALISVSDKTGLQELAKELAAQNIRIISTGGTAAEIEKAGVKVTKVEDLTGFPEMLDGRVKTLHPKIHAGILAVRKNNEHMKRLEEHGIQAIDIVVINLYPFRKTVAKENVPIAEAIENIDIGGPALLRAGAKNFESVAVVTSPDQYMQLIAELKKGRGILSEEFRKFLCVKAFEHTASYDAAINAFLAEKFLPEELFPKTLNLSFEKAQDCRYGENPHQKGAFYREFGVKEPCIAMAKQLHGKELSFNNFNDANAAIELVKEFSRPACAIVKHANPCGAAVSDSISHAFESAYACDKESAFGGIIAVNRKMDPETAQKIAAFFNEIVIAPAFDADALEKLRKKQNLRILEVAGLGEKPAEKSLDFKRVKGGLLVQESNDAKPDRGSLKIATKKPPSGQQLDDMLFAATVAKHVKSNAIVFAKNCATVGIGAGQMSRIDSTKIAAMKAGGREKGAVMASDAFFPFRDNVDLAAKLGITAILQPGGSVRDGESVKAANEHGIPMVFSGERHFRH, from the coding sequence TTGAAAGTTTCAACCGCGCTGATTTCGGTTTCGGACAAGACCGGGTTGCAGGAACTCGCAAAGGAGCTTGCCGCCCAGAACATCAGGATAATTTCCACTGGTGGCACCGCGGCCGAGATTGAAAAGGCCGGAGTCAAGGTTACCAAAGTCGAGGATTTGACGGGCTTTCCGGAAATGCTCGACGGCAGGGTGAAAACCCTTCACCCCAAAATCCACGCGGGCATCCTTGCGGTCAGGAAGAACAACGAGCACATGAAAAGGCTTGAAGAGCACGGCATACAGGCAATCGACATTGTAGTGATAAACCTTTACCCGTTCAGGAAAACCGTTGCAAAGGAAAACGTTCCGATTGCAGAGGCGATTGAGAATATCGACATCGGCGGGCCCGCATTGCTGAGGGCAGGGGCAAAAAACTTTGAAAGCGTTGCAGTTGTAACCTCGCCGGACCAGTACATGCAATTGATCGCCGAACTGAAAAAAGGCAGGGGAATCCTTTCCGAGGAATTCAGGAAATTTTTGTGCGTCAAGGCATTCGAGCACACCGCGTCATACGACGCCGCGATAAACGCCTTCCTTGCCGAAAAATTCCTGCCCGAAGAACTGTTCCCAAAAACCCTGAATCTCTCGTTCGAAAAAGCGCAGGACTGCCGTTACGGGGAAAACCCGCACCAGAAAGGCGCGTTCTACCGGGAATTCGGCGTGAAAGAGCCCTGCATTGCAATGGCAAAACAACTGCACGGCAAGGAGCTTTCCTTCAACAATTTCAACGACGCCAACGCGGCAATAGAGCTGGTGAAGGAGTTTTCCCGGCCGGCGTGCGCGATAGTCAAGCACGCGAACCCGTGCGGCGCTGCCGTTTCGGATTCCATTTCACATGCATTCGAATCGGCTTATGCGTGCGACAAGGAAAGCGCTTTCGGCGGCATAATCGCGGTGAACAGGAAAATGGATCCGGAAACCGCACAGAAAATCGCGGCGTTTTTCAACGAAATAGTGATTGCCCCGGCCTTTGACGCCGATGCGCTTGAAAAGCTGCGTAAAAAGCAGAACCTGCGCATTCTGGAAGTTGCCGGCCTCGGCGAAAAGCCTGCTGAAAAAAGCCTGGATTTCAAGCGCGTGAAAGGCGGCCTGCTTGTGCAGGAAAGCAATGATGCGAAGCCTGACCGGGGCTCGCTCAAAATTGCCACAAAAAAACCGCCCTCCGGACAGCAGCTCGACGACATGCTTTTCGCCGCAACCGTGGCAAAGCACGTTAAAAGCAACGCAATCGTTTTCGCGAAAAACTGCGCCACGGTCGGAATCGGCGCGGGCCAGATGTCAAGGATTGATTCCACAAAGATTGCCGCAATGAAGGCCGGGGGCAGGGAGAAAGGCGCGGTCATGGCCTCAGACGCATTTTTTCCGTTCAGGGACAACGTCGACCTTGCCGCAAAGCTCGGCATAACCGCCATACTCCAGCCCGGCGGAAGCGTGCGCGACGGGGAAAGCGTGAAGGCCGCAAACGAACACGGGATTCCGATGGTTTTTTCTGGGGAAAGGCATTTCAGGCACTGA
- the fen gene encoding flap endonuclease-1 produces MGTQIGELLEKEKISLEHLQGRIVGVDAFNTLYQFVSTIRGQDGTPLMDSRGRITSHLTGMLYRTTNLMEKGIRPVFVFDGKPSELKAETREKRSAIRTQAKEKFELAKREGREEDARKFASQAATITGDMVKEAKELASLMGIPIVQAPSEGEAQAAFMCAKGDVFGCVSQDYDSLLFGAPLLFRNIAVSGKRKVPGRNIYIDVEPERIELEKTLRILNIDRRKLVWIGILVGTDFNEKFPKVGPKTALKLVQAHDSFEKIIEETGHAPDFDYRKIEEIFLEQKPETSYSLEFREPQCEKIIDFLCAQRGFSEERVSNALKKIEAKAQEKGNQSSLDKWF; encoded by the coding sequence ATGGGCACCCAAATCGGCGAGCTTTTGGAAAAGGAGAAGATTTCTCTTGAGCACTTGCAGGGCAGGATTGTCGGGGTTGACGCTTTCAACACGCTTTACCAGTTCGTTTCAACCATCCGCGGGCAGGACGGCACGCCTTTGATGGATTCGAGGGGCAGGATTACAAGCCATCTCACTGGAATGCTTTACCGCACGACAAACCTGATGGAAAAGGGCATCAGGCCGGTTTTTGTTTTCGACGGCAAGCCATCCGAGCTGAAAGCCGAAACCCGCGAAAAGCGTTCGGCAATCAGGACGCAGGCGAAGGAAAAATTCGAGCTGGCAAAGCGCGAGGGCAGGGAAGAGGATGCCAGAAAGTTTGCCTCGCAGGCCGCGACAATCACCGGCGACATGGTGAAAGAAGCAAAAGAGCTTGCGTCCCTGATGGGCATTCCGATTGTCCAGGCGCCGAGCGAGGGCGAGGCGCAGGCAGCATTCATGTGCGCGAAAGGCGATGTTTTCGGCTGCGTTTCACAGGACTACGATTCATTGCTTTTCGGCGCGCCATTGCTGTTCAGGAACATCGCTGTTTCCGGCAAGAGAAAGGTTCCCGGCAGGAACATCTACATTGATGTTGAGCCGGAGCGCATCGAACTTGAAAAGACTTTGCGCATTCTCAACATCGACCGCCGCAAACTGGTCTGGATAGGCATCCTGGTCGGCACGGACTTCAATGAAAAGTTTCCAAAGGTCGGCCCTAAAACAGCGCTCAAGCTTGTGCAGGCGCACGATTCGTTCGAAAAAATTATTGAGGAAACCGGGCACGCACCGGATTTCGACTACCGCAAAATTGAAGAGATTTTTCTGGAGCAGAAGCCTGAAACAAGCTATTCGCTTGAATTCCGAGAGCCCCAGTGCGAAAAAATAATCGACTTCCTGTGCGCACAGCGCGGCTTTTCCGAGGAACGCGTTTCGAATGCCCTGAAAAAAATCGAGGCAAAGGCGCAGGAAAAGGGCAACCAGAGCAGCCTCGACAAGTGGTTCTGA
- a CDS encoding GNAT family N-acetyltransferase codes for MPPKITFSITLLPEQKGEFEKLRHRIWRLGTMPPNPKRFHRIFAYQDDRLVGYIQLIDQPESLAMYVDEIAVREDFDSGKGSRGAEAKGENAGFGLATRLMLEAKKEAIRRNYRHLAAERLVPRFPAGSGRMLFVRERGGFARLIPLPGAKKGIRVLRGPH; via the coding sequence ATGCCGCCAAAAATAACTTTTTCCATCACCCTGCTTCCGGAACAAAAAGGCGAATTCGAAAAGCTCAGGCACAGGATATGGCGGCTTGGAACCATGCCGCCCAACCCGAAAAGATTCCACAGGATTTTCGCATATCAGGATGACCGCCTTGTCGGCTATATCCAGCTCATTGACCAGCCGGAATCGCTTGCAATGTATGTCGACGAAATCGCGGTAAGGGAAGATTTTGATTCCGGAAAAGGCAGTAGAGGCGCGGAGGCGAAAGGCGAAAACGCGGGCTTCGGTCTTGCTACAAGGCTAATGCTTGAAGCCAAAAAAGAGGCCATCCGGCGCAATTACAGGCACTTGGCTGCAGAAAGGCTTGTTCCAAGATTCCCTGCGGGAAGCGGCAGGATGCTTTTTGTCCGGGAACGGGGCGGATTTGCAAGGCTCATACCCTTGCCGGGCGCAAAAAAGGGCATAAGGGTGCTGCGCGGGCCGCACTGA
- a CDS encoding DUF1624 domain-containing protein gives MPERFWEIDFVRGLALIAMAAYHFAFDLSYFTPAQTDIYSFPWFQLGWFARLAFVFLAGMSLSISFGRAKKKLGRKEIQKKFFLRGAKIFALGMLITAFTFIFFRSETIWFGILHLIGISVILSVPFLGKKMAGLFSGIAVIAAGIFLSGYSSGFPWLLWIGLKPAGFTTFDYFPLLPWFGLVLIGMFAGETLYGGAKRRIALPEAAGAAGIREMCFLGRNSLPVYFLHQPAIIGIILVARVFLSA, from the coding sequence ATGCCCGAACGTTTCTGGGAAATCGATTTTGTGCGCGGCCTGGCGCTGATCGCGATGGCCGCGTATCATTTTGCATTCGACCTAAGCTATTTCACGCCGGCGCAAACGGACATTTACTCTTTTCCCTGGTTCCAGCTGGGGTGGTTTGCCCGCCTTGCATTTGTTTTCCTTGCCGGAATGTCGCTTTCAATAAGTTTCGGCAGGGCGAAAAAAAAGCTCGGGCGGAAGGAGATTCAAAAAAAGTTTTTCCTGCGCGGCGCAAAAATATTCGCGCTTGGCATGCTTATAACGGCGTTTACATTCATTTTTTTCCGCTCCGAAACGATATGGTTCGGAATCCTGCACCTGATCGGCATTTCGGTTATTCTTTCCGTGCCGTTCCTGGGCAAAAAAATGGCAGGCCTTTTTTCCGGCATTGCGGTCATTGCGGCGGGAATTTTTTTATCCGGCTATTCATCCGGTTTTCCATGGCTGCTGTGGATCGGCCTCAAGCCGGCGGGCTTCACGACTTTTGACTATTTCCCGCTGCTTCCATGGTTCGGGCTGGTGCTTATTGGAATGTTTGCCGGTGAAACGCTTTATGGCGGAGCAAAAAGAAGAATCGCTCTGCCTGAAGCCGCAGGTGCAGCCGGAATAAGGGAAATGTGTTTTCTGGGCAGGAACTCGCTTCCGGTTTATTTCCTGCACCAGCCGGCAATAATCGGGATTATTCTTGTGGCCCGCGTCTTCTTATCGGCCTGA
- the purF gene encoding amidophosphoribosyltransferase, whose product MAEAKEKCGIAAAFLPKPLSKYPKGGVVSYLYKMLLQQQHRGQLSAGISTYRADRMQMLDTYRDLGTVNEVFHSSDHVKFERIFDEYSGTKGIGHTRYATSGSDDACCAQPFERHHGRIWKWFSFGFNGNIANFSELKASLEKSKYHLIQNNDTELMMHMIAKQFIGDKKVELKDAWTNMSESFDGAYEIVYLNGDDSLVASRDPMGIRPLSYVVSEDFVGAASETVALNLVSREEPKDIQPGEMLIVEGNDSRIERYHKCEKKAFCMFEWVYFSHPSTSIDGSNVYNVRWNLGKELAKVEPLEIKNGDYVVVAVPDTARPTADGYAHELGVQAMEGLIRNRYIGRTFIESRNRIDKVKEKYSLNKAVLKDKKVILVDDSIVRGNTTKSVVEFIRKEGKAKEVHVRISCPPIKSPCFYGIDMSTMDELIACRHLKEDDLGDTGMKEINPEVIESIRKEIGADTLVYQSLKGLVSAIGLESGEKDLCMACLNGHYPTPAGKELAKKAVADSGKGNSKRTYE is encoded by the coding sequence ATGGCTGAGGCTAAGGAGAAGTGCGGTATTGCGGCCGCGTTTTTGCCTAAACCCTTGAGCAAGTATCCGAAAGGCGGGGTTGTATCCTATTTATACAAAATGCTTTTGCAGCAGCAGCACCGCGGCCAGCTGAGTGCGGGCATCAGCACCTACCGCGCTGACAGGATGCAGATGCTTGACACGTACAGGGACCTTGGCACGGTCAACGAGGTTTTCCACAGCTCGGACCACGTAAAGTTCGAACGGATTTTTGACGAGTATTCCGGCACAAAGGGCATAGGCCACACCAGGTATGCCACTTCGGGGTCGGATGACGCGTGCTGCGCCCAGCCGTTTGAAAGGCATCACGGCAGGATCTGGAAATGGTTCAGTTTCGGCTTCAACGGCAACATCGCGAATTTTTCCGAGCTGAAGGCTTCGCTTGAAAAAAGCAAGTATCATCTGATTCAGAACAATGACACCGAACTCATGATGCACATGATTGCCAAGCAGTTCATCGGCGACAAGAAGGTCGAGCTGAAGGATGCATGGACTAACATGTCCGAGTCGTTTGACGGCGCGTACGAAATAGTTTACCTGAACGGCGACGATTCGCTGGTTGCGAGCAGGGATCCCATGGGCATAAGGCCCCTGAGCTACGTGGTTTCAGAGGATTTTGTCGGCGCAGCATCCGAAACCGTTGCATTGAACCTCGTGTCAAGGGAGGAACCGAAGGACATCCAGCCGGGCGAAATGCTCATTGTCGAGGGCAATGATTCCCGGATTGAGCGTTATCATAAATGCGAAAAAAAGGCGTTCTGCATGTTCGAATGGGTTTATTTTTCGCATCCTTCGACAAGCATTGACGGCTCTAACGTTTACAACGTGCGCTGGAATCTGGGAAAGGAGCTTGCGAAAGTCGAGCCTTTGGAGATAAAAAACGGCGATTACGTTGTTGTGGCCGTGCCTGACACGGCGAGGCCGACAGCCGACGGCTATGCGCATGAGCTTGGAGTGCAGGCAATGGAAGGCCTCATTAGAAACCGTTATATCGGCAGGACGTTCATTGAAAGCCGCAACAGGATTGACAAGGTCAAGGAAAAGTACAGCCTCAACAAGGCGGTGCTGAAGGACAAGAAGGTAATTCTTGTCGACGACAGCATTGTGAGGGGCAACACCACGAAATCTGTTGTGGAATTCATCCGCAAGGAGGGCAAGGCGAAGGAAGTGCATGTCCGCATTTCGTGCCCGCCAATCAAGAGCCCGTGCTTTTACGGCATTGACATGTCCACGATGGACGAGCTGATTGCGTGCAGGCATTTGAAGGAAGATGACCTTGGTGATACGGGAATGAAGGAAATAAATCCGGAGGTCATTGAAAGCATCCGCAAGGAAATCGGCGCCGACACCCTGGTCTACCAGTCCTTGAAGGGCCTTGTGAGCGCCATCGGCCTGGAATCCGGCGAAAAGGACCTGTGCATGGCGTGCCTTAACGGCCATTACCCGACGCCGGCCGGAAAAGAGCTTGCAAAGAAGGCGGTTGCCGACAGCGGCAAGGGCAATTCGAAGCGCACGTACGAGTAA
- a CDS encoding 5-formyltetrahydrofolate cyclo-ligase has protein sequence MKDEKQAVREKALAERNALSAEEISKKSAAIFEKAVSLGAFKAAGSAGCYVSVKSEAETGELIEECWRLGKKVCVPVTLDNGKIFLSQVSYFGELHEKAFGLLEPRPDSVKADYAGIGIVFVPGVAFDMKKNRVGYGRGYYDSLLAEIRSVNKKALFAGLAFECQVFEKIPAKAKDVKMDLILTEKRVIK, from the coding sequence ATGAAAGACGAAAAACAAGCCGTGCGGGAAAAGGCGCTTGCAGAACGCAATGCGCTTTCTGCGGAAGAAATCTCAAAAAAAAGCGCGGCAATTTTTGAAAAAGCCGTTTCGCTTGGCGCCTTCAAGGCCGCCGGCAGTGCCGGGTGCTATGTTTCGGTCAAAAGCGAGGCCGAAACAGGGGAACTGATTGAAGAATGCTGGCGCCTCGGCAAAAAAGTCTGCGTTCCCGTAACGCTTGACAACGGAAAAATTTTTTTGTCGCAGGTCTCATATTTCGGCGAATTGCACGAAAAAGCATTTGGCTTGCTTGAGCCGCGGCCCGATTCAGTCAAGGCTGACTATGCGGGAATCGGAATTGTTTTCGTGCCCGGCGTTGCGTTCGACATGAAAAAAAACCGCGTAGGCTACGGCAGGGGCTATTATGACAGCCTGCTGGCGGAAATCCGGAGCGTGAACAAAAAAGCGCTGTTCGCGGGGCTTGCCTTTGAATGCCAGGTTTTTGAAAAAATCCCGGCAAAGGCGAAGGACGTGAAAATGGACCTGATCCTGACGGAAAAACGCGTGATTAAATAG
- a CDS encoding hydroxymethylpyrimidine/phosphomethylpyrimidine kinase, whose translation MPIPKMLVIAGSSSDAGAGVQMDLKASHALGVYAATVLTCITAQNTQGVSMVESVSDELFEAQLKAVLDDIEFDVVKVGVVTNKNHFGIMERMLKGRRFVVDPVMVAATAHEFATEPGALKSFLKNAEICTPNRFEAEKLSGMKISGLQDAKGTACKILALGPKHVLVKDAAREKGRVCDLLAWKEKGVVRFRVFEKKDAGRKCHGAGCLLAGAIAANLAKGMPVVRAVEVAEKLVDAAIVRAGKIGKGVFVVMP comes from the coding sequence ATGCCCATTCCCAAAATGCTTGTCATCGCGGGCTCTTCTTCCGATGCCGGCGCGGGGGTGCAGATGGACCTGAAGGCGAGCCATGCCCTGGGTGTTTACGCAGCAACGGTTTTGACGTGCATTACCGCGCAGAACACGCAAGGCGTTTCCATGGTGGAAAGCGTTTCGGACGAATTGTTCGAGGCACAGCTCAAAGCGGTTCTGGATGACATTGAATTTGACGTTGTCAAGGTCGGCGTTGTCACTAACAAAAATCATTTTGGCATAATGGAAAGAATGCTGAAAGGCAGGCGTTTTGTCGTCGACCCCGTCATGGTTGCGGCAACAGCGCACGAGTTTGCCACGGAACCGGGCGCCCTGAAAAGCTTTTTGAAAAACGCGGAAATCTGCACTCCGAACAGGTTCGAGGCGGAAAAACTGTCCGGCATGAAAATTTCTGGTTTGCAGGACGCGAAAGGCACTGCCTGCAAAATCCTTGCCCTTGGGCCAAAGCACGTTTTGGTGAAAGACGCGGCCAGGGAAAAAGGCAGGGTTTGCGACCTGCTTGCATGGAAGGAAAAAGGCGTTGTGCGTTTCAGGGTTTTTGAAAAAAAGGATGCCGGCAGGAAATGCCATGGCGCTGGCTGCCTGCTTGCAGGCGCAATTGCCGCAAACCTCGCCAAGGGCATGCCTGTGGTTCGTGCAGTTGAAGTGGCGGAAAAGCTTGTTGATGCCGCAATAGTGCGGGCCGGGAAGATTGGAAAAGGCGTGTTTGTGGTAATGCCGTGA
- the rpl40e gene encoding 50S ribosomal protein L40e (contains a zinc-finger motif) has translation MAKFEVAVARLFENVWICMKCNARNRGSEGKKPDRCRKCGSIRLRLKHKTKKA, from the coding sequence ATGGCAAAGTTTGAGGTTGCTGTGGCAAGGCTTTTTGAGAACGTCTGGATCTGCATGAAATGCAATGCGCGCAATCGCGGCAGCGAGGGCAAGAAGCCTGACCGCTGCAGGAAATGCGGCAGCATCAGGCTCAGGTTGAAGCATAAAACCAAGAAGGCTTGA
- a CDS encoding phosphoribosylformylglycinamidine cyclo-ligase produces MAITYRDAGVDIDSGNKAKEEIKRLVRQTFDKNVLVDIGAFGGAYSAKDLKKFSHPVLVSSTDGVGTKLKVAALMGKWDTVGEDLVNHSVNDILCLNAKPLFFLDYIASSGFDAEAITGIVRGLSGACKKNGLALVGGETAAMPGTYVEGEFDLAGTIVGVVEKDSIFVPEKISAGDSLVGIASSGLHTNGYSLARKIFFEKMGLNVHSRPSGLNESVGSALLCVHKSYLVPVGQVSKKVKIMGIAHITGGGFYENIPRILPKGIGAEIRKGSWPVPALFEILRSEGGLPDEEFFRTFNAGIGLVLVVRAKDAEKAVKLLEQSGEKAFVIGKTVKGKGVKIT; encoded by the coding sequence ATTGCCATAACATACCGGGATGCCGGCGTTGACATTGATTCCGGCAACAAGGCGAAGGAAGAAATCAAACGCCTTGTCAGGCAGACATTCGACAAAAACGTGCTGGTTGACATAGGGGCTTTCGGCGGCGCGTATTCGGCGAAGGATCTCAAAAAATTCTCGCATCCCGTGCTTGTCTCCTCTACTGATGGCGTGGGCACGAAACTCAAGGTCGCGGCATTGATGGGAAAATGGGACACTGTCGGGGAGGACCTCGTCAACCATTCGGTCAATGACATTCTTTGCCTGAATGCAAAACCGCTTTTTTTCCTTGATTACATTGCCTCAAGCGGATTCGATGCGGAGGCGATAACCGGAATCGTGCGCGGCCTTTCCGGCGCGTGCAAGAAAAACGGTTTGGCCTTGGTCGGCGGGGAAACCGCGGCAATGCCGGGAACATACGTCGAAGGTGAATTTGACCTGGCCGGCACAATCGTGGGTGTAGTGGAAAAAGACAGCATTTTTGTTCCGGAAAAGATTTCCGCTGGCGATTCCCTTGTCGGAATCGCTTCCAGCGGCCTGCACACGAACGGCTACTCGCTTGCAAGGAAAATCTTTTTCGAAAAAATGGGCCTGAACGTGCACAGCCGGCCATCCGGCCTGAATGAAAGCGTAGGCAGCGCATTGCTTTGCGTGCACAAATCCTATCTCGTGCCGGTCGGACAAGTTTCAAAAAAGGTGAAAATAATGGGAATCGCGCACATCACCGGCGGGGGATTTTACGAGAACATTCCGCGCATACTGCCGAAAGGCATTGGTGCGGAAATAAGGAAGGGCAGCTGGCCGGTTCCGGCGCTGTTCGAAATACTGAGAAGCGAAGGTGGCCTTCCGGACGAAGAGTTTTTCAGGACGTTCAATGCCGGCATTGGCCTTGTCCTGGTTGTCCGGGCAAAGGACGCGGAAAAGGCAGTGAAACTGCTTGAACAGTCAGGCGAAAAGGCGTTTGTCATCGGAAAAACCGTTAAAGGCAAAGGCGTCAAAATAACATGA
- a CDS encoding helix-turn-helix domain-containing protein, with translation MRQALLEKISGLLKRNGFFVSTFFASNSCFDIIAKKPGTGTIILKALENIDAIRPGQAAELERLAEVFGCSAMIVGEKTKAFRLNDNTVYSRYGIYAVSFATLENFFSGRIPEISYFKGKEIVELDPELLRRKRLESQLSYASLADSLGTTIETLYRYEQGNKASLEMAKRLEDFFGQGFVKEIDFFGRREKAKSEKSEKPAPAPQGNKSDLAERLEKLGASVSVFRHATFHEAALGGKERLVISEAASKREILRKAPALEKTGSALEAHSVIFVDSQKDAGMRGLDTPLMEKEEIASVSKFKDIIRLIKEKKKD, from the coding sequence ATGCGCCAGGCCCTGCTGGAAAAGATTTCGGGCCTGCTTAAACGGAACGGGTTTTTCGTTTCAACCTTTTTCGCGTCAAACTCGTGCTTCGACATCATAGCAAAAAAGCCCGGGACCGGCACGATAATCCTGAAGGCGCTTGAGAACATCGATGCCATCAGGCCCGGCCAGGCCGCGGAACTCGAACGCCTCGCGGAAGTCTTCGGCTGTTCAGCCATGATTGTCGGGGAAAAGACAAAGGCTTTCAGGCTCAACGACAACACGGTTTATTCGCGGTACGGCATTTACGCCGTCAGCTTCGCCACACTGGAAAATTTTTTTTCCGGCAGGATTCCGGAGATAAGCTATTTCAAGGGCAAGGAAATAGTGGAGCTTGACCCTGAACTGCTCAGGAGAAAAAGGCTTGAATCGCAGTTGTCGTACGCATCCCTTGCCGACAGCCTTGGCACGACGATTGAAACATTGTACCGCTACGAGCAGGGCAACAAGGCTTCCCTGGAAATGGCAAAAAGGCTCGAGGACTTTTTCGGCCAGGGATTCGTGAAGGAAATAGACTTTTTCGGGCGCAGGGAAAAAGCCAAATCGGAAAAATCGGAAAAGCCGGCGCCCGCACCGCAAGGAAACAAAAGCGACCTGGCGGAAAGGCTCGAAAAACTCGGCGCCAGTGTTTCGGTTTTCAGGCACGCGACATTCCACGAGGCCGCGCTCGGCGGAAAGGAAAGGCTTGTCATAAGCGAGGCCGCTTCAAAGCGTGAAATCCTCCGCAAGGCCCCGGCGCTTGAAAAAACCGGCTCAGCACTGGAGGCTCATTCCGTGATTTTCGTTGACAGCCAGAAAGACGCGGGAATGCGCGGCCTTGACACCCCGCTCATGGAGAAAGAGGAAATCGCCTCGGTTTCAAAGTTCAAGGACATCATAAGACTTATCAAGGAAAAGAAAAAAGATTAA